In Nicotiana tabacum cultivar K326 chromosome 17, ASM71507v2, whole genome shotgun sequence, one DNA window encodes the following:
- the LOC107807513 gene encoding berberine bridge enzyme-like 22, whose protein sequence is MGRLQFLSLLIFSFFLLKCSSQQDFLHCVSKYSKNNITKNIYTPNTPTYSSILEYAQKNPRWLNTSHPLFIVSPRKESEIKPVILCGKKLGLQIKIKSGGHDYEGISYRSESPFVMLDLSSLNKIKINLKDETVWVQAGATLGQLYYAIAKKSKVHGFPGGVCFSIGTGGIISGGLGALMRKFGLAADNVVDARVMDVHGKILDREKMKEDLFWAIRGGGGASFGVILAWKLKLVRVPEKVTVFTIRRKLEGNKNLLQKWQNISHQLPEDLFIRAIIQNGRTGNNDEKFLEFYFQALYVGPVDELIPLLKEKFPEFDLEKKDCFQDPVNAEKECYEVPWIGSVLYFFFRKPNESLEVLFDKTIPTQKNYNKGTSDFVKSPIPENGWEIVERLFLEEERPQIILEPLGGKLDEISESEIPFPHRKDNLYNIQYLVNWGDNSESVSSQKIAWIRKLYKEMEPFVAKSPRTAYLNYRDLDFGTNEEDYSYSKAKIWGEKYFKGNFERLAKVKSKVDPSNFFKNEQSIPPYRTYYS, encoded by the coding sequence ATGGGCAGACTTCAATTTctctctcttttaattttttcattctttttgttaAAATGTTCCTCCCAACAAGACTTTCTCCACTGTGTTTCCAAATACTCTAAAAACAATATTACCAAAAACATTTACACCCCAAACACTCCAACTTATTCATCTATCCTGGAATACGCTCAAAAGAACCCCAGATGGTTGAATACTTCACATCCCCTCTTTATTGTCTCCCCTAggaaagaatcagaaatcaagcCTGTTATCCTTTGTGGTAAAAAACTAGGCTtgcaaatcaaaataaaaagtgGTGGCCACGACTATGAAGGCATATCTTATCGTTCTGAATCCCCATTTGTTATGCTTGATTTAAGCAGTCTTAACAAAATCAAGATTAATCTCAAGGACGAAACAGTTTGGGTTCAAGCTGGGGCGACCCTTGGCCAGCTTTACTATGCAATTGCCAAGAAAAGTAAAGTGCATGGATTTCCAGGAGGAGTTTGCTTTAGTATTGGCACTGGTGGAATCATCAGTGGTGGCCTCGGCGCTCTGATGAGAAAGTTTGGCCTAGCAGCTGATAATGTTGTAGACGCTCGTGTAATGGATGTCCATGGAAAAATCCTTGACAGAGAGAAAATGAAAGAGGATTTGTTTTGGGCAATAAGAGGAGGTGGAGGAGCAAGTTTTGGTGTCATTCTTGCATGGAAACTCAAACTTGTTCGTGTTCCTGAAAAGGTTACTGTTTTCACAATTCGTAGGAAGTTAGAGGGTAACAAAAATCTtctccaaaaatggcaaaatatATCACATCAGCTACCTGAAGATTTGTTCATTAGAGCTATTATTCAAAATGGTAGAACAGGAAATAATGATgaaaagtttttggaattctatTTTCAAGCACTATATGTTGGACCAGTTGATGAGTTAATTCCATTACTTAAAGAAAAATTCCCTgagtttgatttggagaaaaAAGATTGCTTCCAAGATCCTGTTAATGCAGAGAAAGAATGCTATGAAGTTCCCTGGATCGGGTCAGTCCTGTATTTCTTTTTTAGGAAACCAAATGAATCACTTGAAGTTCTGTTTGATAAGACAATTCCAACACAGAAGAACTATAACAAAGGGACATCTGATTTTGTGAAGAGTCCAATTCCTGAAAATGGTTGGGAAATAGTAGAAAGACTGTTTTTGGAAGAAGAAAGACCCCAGATAATTTTGGAGCCATTAGGTGGAAAATTAGATGAAATTTCAGAATCTGAAATTCCATTCCCACATAGAAAGGACAATTTGTATAATATTCAGTATTTGGTCAACTGGGGTGATAATAGTGAGAGTGTATCAAGCCAGAAGATAGCATGGATTAGGAAACTTTACAAGGAAATGGAGCCATTTGTTGCAAAATCTCCAAGAACTGCTTATTTGAATTACAGGGACCTTGATTTTGGAACTAATGAAGAGGACTACAGCTATTCCAAGGCCAAAATCTGGGGTGAAAAGTATTTCAAGGGCAACTTTGAGAGATTGGCCAAAGTAAAGAGTAAGGTGGATCCCAgcaattttttcaaaaatgaacAAAGTATTCCACCTTATCGAACTTATTATAGCTGA
- the LOC107807516 gene encoding berberine bridge enzyme-like 22 — MSLQRQGMQNLRLLFILLLSFFLSKCYTQETFLHCISSQFSKSNITGVVYSPKSPTYSSIIDHAQKNPRWLNSSSAHPLFIIAPRKEFELRPAILCSKIFGLQIRVLGGGHDYEGVSFRAESPFVMIDMSNLDEINIDLEEETAWIQAGATLGQLYYEIAKKSRLHAFPGGICFTTGSGGLISGGGLGSFIRKFGLAADNVINARVMDANGRILDRKSMGEDFFWAIRGGGGASFGIILAWKLKLVHVPEKVSVFRVHRMLVGNTINLLQQWQHTAHLLPKEFFLRMIMQNDGAGKEKKVKVTFEALFLGTVSDLIPIVNQNFPEFNLEHKDFFQEPVINCTEKPCLKKECHEVPWIGSVLFLYNKGVNESLEVLLDSSIPVYKNYFKGTSDFVKTPIPENRWKMIERLFLEEDKPMIILEPFGGRMDEISESELPFPHRKGNLYNIQHLVNWDDNSESVSRKKIEWMRKFYMKMEPFVANSPRTAYLNYRDLDFGTNQEDYSYSKAKIWGEKYFKGNFERLAKVKSQVDPENFFRYQQSIPPFAITGLTNLVDERWASVYIPPELQLF, encoded by the coding sequence ATGTCACTGCAGAGACAAGGAATGCAGAACCTTCGACTTCTGTTTATTCTTCTATTATCATTCTTTTTGTCAAAATGTTATACCCAAGAAACCTTTCTCCACTGTATTTCTAGTCAATTTTCCAAAAGTAACATCACAGGAGTTGTGTATTCTCCAAAATCACCAACATATTCATCTATTATAGATCATGCCCAGAAAAACCCAAGATGGTTAAATTCTTCATCTGCACATCCCCTCTTCATTATTGCCCCTCGTAAAGAATTTGAACTTAGACCTGCTATTCTTTGCAGCAAAATATTTGGTCTGCAAATTAGAGTGTTAGGGGGTGGTCATGATTATGAAGGTGTCTCCTTTCGTGCCGAATCCCCGTTTGTCATGATTGATATGAGTAATCTTGATGAAATCAACATTGACTTGGAGGAAGAAACAGCCTGGATTCAAGCAGGGGCGACATTGGGACAATTATACTATGAAATTGCAAAGAAAAGTAGACTACATGCATTTCCAGGAGGCATATGCTTTACTACTGGAAGTGGTGGGCTAATTAGTGGTGGAGGACTAGGTTCTTTCATTCGGAAATTTGGGCTTGCAGCAGATAATGTTATCAATGCTCGTGTTATGGATGCTAATGGAAGAATCCTTGACAGAAAATCAATGGGAGAAGACTTTTTTTGGGCCATAAGAGGAGGTGGAGGTGCAAGTTTTGGAATCATTCTTGCTTGGAAACTCAAACTTGTTCATGTCCCTGAGAAGGTTTCTGTTTTCAGGGTTCATAGAATGCTCGTGGGAAATACTATAAATCTCCTCCAGCAATGGCAACATACAGCACATTTACTGCCTAAAGAGTTCTTCTTAAGAATGATTATGCAAAATGATGGAgcaggaaaggaaaagaaagtcaaaGTCACATTTGAAGCACTATTTCTTGGGACAGTTAGTGATTTAATTCCAATTGTAAACCAAAACTTCCCTGAGTTTAATTTGGAGCACAAGGATTTCTTCCAAGAGCCAGTAATAAATTGCACTGAGAAACCTTGCTTGAAGAAAGAATGCCATGAAGTTCCCTGGATTGGATCTGTCTTGTTTTTGTACAATAAAGGAGTGAACGAATCACTTGAGGTTTTGTTGGATAGCAGTATTCCTGTATATAAGAATTATTTCAAGGGAACATCTGATTTTGTGAAGACTCCAATTCCGGAAAACAGATGGAAAATGATAGAAAGACTGTTTCTTGAAGAGGACAAACCTATGATTATATTAGAACCATTTGGTGGAAGGATGGATGAAATTTCAGAATCAGAACTTCCTTTCCCTCATAGAAAAGGAAATTTGTACAACATTCAGCACTTAGTGAATTGGGACGATAACAGTGAAAGTGTATCGAGGAAAAAGATAGAATGGATGAGAAAATTTTACATGAAAATGGAGCCATTTGTTGCCAATTCTCCTAGGACAGCCTATCTCAACTATAGGGATCTTGATTTTGGGACTAACCAAGAAGACTATAGCTATTCCAAGGCCAAAATCTGGGGTGAAAAGTATTTCAAAGGCAACTTTGAGAGGCTGGCTAAAGTGAAGAGTCAGGTAGATCCAGAAAACTTTTTCAGATACCAACAAAGCATTCCACCTTTTGCTATAACAGGACTGACAAATTTAGTTGATGAAAGATGGGCAAGTGTTTACATCCCACCTGAATTACAGTTATTCTGA